The Populus trichocarpa isolate Nisqually-1 chromosome 2, P.trichocarpa_v4.1, whole genome shotgun sequence genome has a window encoding:
- the LOC7453970 gene encoding uncharacterized protein LOC7453970, translating to MQIINGTHVYLMWLSLTPATHETYYNSFRYQNTLKQNKENMASWSDENATTAYLPALKMGKREKELDVAEFISALAAGKNAQLVVIASASIDGSTILSLVAAAHQTGGNVVCILPTKPNICASRNAPGPYADCVKFVIGDAKILLSKDYRGRFCTCRLRSS from the exons ATGCAAATAATTAATGGCACACATGTATATCTTATGTGGTTGTCGCTCACCCCAGCAACACATGAAACATACTATAATTCATTTCGGTACCAGAACACtctaaagcaaaacaaagaaaatatggcTAGTTGGTCAGATGAAAATGCCACCACAGCTTATCTCCCTGCCCTGAAAATG ggaaaaagagaaaaggagctTGATGTAGCTGAGTTCATATCAGCCCTGGCTGCTGGGAAAAATGCACAACTCGTGGTGATAGCGTCCGCTAGCATTGATGGATCCACCATACTGTCATTAGTAGCAGCTGCACATCAAACTGGTGGCAATGTGGTCTGTATTTTACCAACAAAACCCAATATTTGTGCATCAAGAAATGCTCCAGGACCTTATGCAGATTGTGTTAAGTTTGTCATAGGAGATGCCAAGATCCTATTATCAAAGGACTACAGGGGCAGATTTTGTACTTGTAGATTGCGATCTTCATGA
- the LOC7461717 gene encoding vestitone reductase produces the protein MEGCSGKGAVCVTGGTGFIASCLITRLLEQGYAVRATVRSSPDGNKDISYLTGLPGAKERLQIFKADLNEPESFNEAIEGCAGVLHLAHSLDLADREPEEIATKRSLEGTLGILKACLNSKTVKRVVYTSSAAAIMFSGNGQEVVDESAWTDMDYFKDLKLTARSYTASKTKTERAALEFAEQHGLDLVTLIPSLVLGPFNSPRIPASFYVGLAMIMGNRNLYRLLMESNMVHVEDVAMAHIFLLEYPGAKGRYICSSDRISLNGMSEFLSARYPDLQIPTKESLKDITGYKQCGLSSEKLLDCGFRFEHGLEDMFDGAIQSCKERGFI, from the exons ATGGAAGGGTGTTCAGGGAAAGGTGCGGTCTGTGTAACTGGTGGAACAGGATTCATCGCTTCATGCCTGATCACGAGGCTACTTGAACAAGGTTATGCTGTTCGAGCCACCGTTCGATCTTCTCCGG ATGGTAACAAGGACATCAGCTACCTCACAGGCCTACCGGGAGCGAAGGAGAGACTCCAGATTTTCAAAGCAGATCTCAACGAACCAGAGAGTTTCAATGAGGCCATTGAAGGGTGCGCGGGAGTCCTTCACCTGGCTCATTCCCTCGATCTTGCTGACAGAGAACCAGAAGAAATAGCCACCAAAAGGTCCTTGGAAGGAACCTTAGGAATTCTGAAAGCATGTCTGAATTCAAAGACAGTGAAGAGAGTTGTTTACACTTCAAGCGCAGCCGCGATTATGTTCAGTGGCAATGGTCAAGAAGTGGTGGATGAGAGTGCATGGACAGACATGGATTACTTCAAGGATCTAAAATTGACTGCCCGTTCTTACACGGCTTCGAAGACAAAAACCGAAAGGGCTGCTCTAGAATTTGCTGAGCAGCATGGACTGGATCTAGTGACTTTGATTCCTTCTCTTGTTCTTGGTCCGTTCAATAGTCCCAGAATCCCAGCCTCGTTCTACGTGGGGCTGGCTATGATCATGG GCAACAGGAATCTATATCGACTTCTTATGGAGTCAAATATGGTACATGTGGAGGATGTGGCCATGGCACATATCTTCCTTCTCGAGTATCCTGGTGCGAAAGGGAGGTACATCTGTTCATCGGATAGAATATCACTGAATGGGATGTCCGAATTTCTTTCTGCTAGATACCCAGATCTTCAAATTCCAACAAAAGA GTCCTTGAAGGACATTACAGGTTACAAACAATGCGGCCTCTCGTCGGAAAAGCTCCTGGATTGTGGATTCAGATTCGAGCATGGTCTTGAGGACATGTTTGATGGAGCTATACAATCCTGCAAGGAGAGGGGGTTTATTTAG
- the LOC7461716 gene encoding probable protein S-acyltransferase 14: MHRSRAVMAWNVFKFCTALRGLGSIMILLVLGVVVVTYYAVVLNNYGPALYDGDIDSLVSLAVLITFHSLLVMLLWSYFSVVLTDPGSVPPNWRPAIDEERGEADPLNGSECSGVQSDQLNQRIRYCRKCNQLKPPRCHHCSVCGRCVLKMDHHCVWVVNCVGALNYKYFLLFLFYTFLETSLVTLSLLPHFIAFFSDGEIPGTPGTLATTFLAFVLNLAFALSVLGFLIMHISLVSANTTTIEAYEKKTTPKWRYDLGRKKNFEQVFGADKRYWFIPAYSDEDTRRMPALQGLEYPSKPDFDSQEF, from the exons atGCATAGATCTAGAGCTGTTATGGCTTGGAATGTGTTCAAGTTTTGTACGGCCTTAAGGGGTTTAGGCTCGATCATGATCTTGTTGGTGCTCGGTGTTGTTGTCGTCACATATTATGCTgttgttttgaataattatgGCCCTGCTTTATATGATGGTGACATTGATTCTCTCGTTTCTCTTGCTGTCTTGATCACATTCCATTCTTTG CTAGTGATGCTATTATGGAGCTACTTCTCTGTTGTTTTAACTGATCCTGGTAGTGTGCCTCCTAATTGGAGGCCTGCTATTGATGAGGAAAGAGGGGAGGCCGATCCATTGAATGGGTCGGAATGTAGTGGAGTGCAGTCTGACCAATTAAATCAAAGAATCCGGTATTGCAGGAAGTGCAACCAGCTGAAACCACCTCGTTGCCATCATTGTTCTGTCT GTGGGAGGTGTGTGCTAAAGATGGACCATCATTGTGTATGGGTTGTAAATTGTGTTGGGGCCTTAAATTATAAgtatttccttctatttttg TTCTATACATTTCTTGAGACAAGTCTTGTAACTTTATCTCTTCTACCACACTTTATAGCATTCTTTAGTGATGGAGAAATTCCTGGCACTCCAGGCACTCTTGCAACCACATTTCTTGCCTTTG TCTTAAATCTGGCATTTGCATTGAGTGTTCTGGGATTTCTGATCATGCACATATCTCTGGTATCTGCCAATACAACAACTattgag GCATATGAGAAGAAGACCACCCCAAAATGGCGCTATGACCTTGGTCGAAAGAAGAATTTTGAGCAG GTGTTTGGAGCAGATAAGCGATACTGGTTCATTCCAGCTTATTCAGATGAAGATACAAGGCGAATGCCTGCACTTCAGGGTCTTGAATATCCATCAAAACCTGATTTTGATTCCCAAGAATTCTAG
- the LOC18110109 gene encoding vestitone reductase, which translates to MEGERGTVCVTGGTGYLASCLIMKLLEQGYSVNTTVRPHPDGNKDISYLTGLPGAKERLQIFKADLNEPESFNEAIEGCAGVLHLAHSLDLADREPEEIATKRSLEGTLGILKACLNSKTVKRVVYTSSAAAILFSGNGQEVVDESAWTDMDYFKDLKLTARSYTASKTKTERAALEFAEQHGLDLVTLIPSLVLGPFNSPRIPASFYVGLAMIMGNRNLYRLLMESNMVHVEDVAMAHIFLLEYPGAKGRYICSSDRISLNGMSEFLSARYPDLQSPTKESLKDITGYKQCGLSSKKLLDCGFRFEHGLEDMFDGAIQSCKERGFI; encoded by the exons atggAAGGAGAAAGAGGAACAGTGTGTGTTACAGGGGGCACTGGGTACTTGGCCTCGTGTTTGATCATGAAGCTCCTGGAGCAAGGCTACTCTGTTAACACCACCGTCAGACCTCACCCTG ATGGTAACAAGGACATCAGCTACCTCACAGGCCTACCGGGAGCGAAGGAGAGACTCCAGATTTTCAAAGCAGATCTCAACGAACCAGAGAGTTTCAATGAGGCCATTGAAGGGTGCGCGGGAGTCCTTCATCTGGCTCATTCCCTCGATCTTGCTGACAGAGAACCAGAAGAAATAGCCACCAAAAGGTCCTTGGAAGGAACCTTAGGAATTCTGAAAGCATGTCTGAATTCAAAGACAGTGAAGAGAGTTGTTTACACTTCAAGCGCAGCCGCGATTCTGTTCAGTGGCAATGGTCAAGAAGTGGTGGATGAGAGTGCATGGACAGACATGGATTACTTCAAGGATCTAAAATTGACTGCCCGTTCTTACACGGCTTCGAAGACAAAAACCGAAAGGGCTGCTCTAGAATTTGCTGAGCAGCATGGACTGGATCTAGTGACTTTGATTCCTTCTCTTGTTCTTGGTCCGTTCAATAGTCCCAGAATCCCAGCCTCGTTCTACGTGGGGCTGGCTATGATCATGG GCAACAGGAATCTATATCGACTTCTTATGGAGTCAAATATGGTACATGTGGAGGATGTGGCCATGGCACATATCTTCCTTCTCGAGTATCCTGGTGCGAAAGGGAGGTACATCTGTTCATCAGATAGAATATCACTGAATGGGATGTCCGAATTTCTTTCTGCTAGATACCCAGATCTTCAAAGTCCAACAAAAGA GTCCTTGAAGGACATTACAGGTTACAAACAATGCGGCCTCTCGTCGAAAAAGCTCCTGGATTGTGGATTCAGATTCGAGCATGGTCTTGAGGACATGTTTGATGGAGCTATACAATCCTGCAAGGAGAGGGGGTTTATATAG
- the LOC7453969 gene encoding uncharacterized protein LOC7453969, whose amino-acid sequence MKLVWTPDTALKAYVCTVKTCEDFKESSVAELLSAMAAGWNAKLIVESWSKAGPIATSIGLAVAAKHTCGRHVCVVPDEGSRSEYVKAMHGAGMRETEVLVGEAEEVMAGLVGVDFLVADCRRRDFVRVLRFAKLSHKGAVLACKNAFQQSVSGFKWHGVLERGTRVVKTAYLPVGQGLDMAHIGSNGGDKRSRGGPSRWIKHIDRKSGEEHVFRE is encoded by the exons ATGAAGCTGGTTTGGACCCCAGATACAGCTTTGAAAGCTTATGTTTGTACTGTCAAAACA TGTGAGGATTTTAAGGAATCGAGTGTAGCAGAACTTCTCTCGGCCATGGCTGCCGGTTGGAACGCAAAGCTAATAGTTGAATCCTGGTCCAAGGCTGGCCCGATAGCGACGAGCATCGGCCTAGCCGTGGCGGCTAAGCATACGTGTGGAAGACATGTGTGTGTGGTCCCAGATGAAGGGTCAAGATCGGAGTATGTAAAGGCCATGCATGGCGCCGGCATGAGGGAGACAGAGGTGCTGGTAGGAGAAGCAGAAGAGGTGATGGCAGGGCTTGTGGGGGTGGATTTTCTGGTGGCGGATTGTAGGCGGAGGGATTTTGTTAGGGTCTTAAGGTTTGCTAAGTTGAGCCATAAAGGTGCCGTGTTGGCGTGCAAGAATGCCTTTCAACAGTCTGTTTCTGGGTTTAAATGGCATGGGGTGCTTGAGAGAGGGACACGTGTTGTTAAAACTGCGTATTTGCCTGTTGGGCAAGGATTGGATATGGCTCATATAGGGAGTAATGGTGGGGATAAGCGTTCAAGAGGTGGTCCTAGCCGTTGGATTAAGCATATCGATCGAAAATCAGGTGAGGAACATGTATTTCGTGAATAA